A single Dreissena polymorpha isolate Duluth1 chromosome 14, UMN_Dpol_1.0, whole genome shotgun sequence DNA region contains:
- the LOC127857070 gene encoding nascent polypeptide-associated complex subunit alpha, muscle-specific form-like isoform X44 gives MLYANIVVIKRNGSDGASFPLTSTSCLFGRNHDCDIRIQLPQVGLEHCRLEVNENKEVFLVNLNKGHQVEVNGKPIQDSVQLNHKDVFSIIDRLFRLEFPTLSPQKMLKTPSSTPKATSKTPGKSPAISRKQSPSPGRHATPLAGHQPRGRTPKPSPKSILVAQNTPVSVKTTPIARPGSTPSSVKSVSKTKLTPRALSTPVVDMSQPGSSKKPFTSKTNSMNILANPIVEAVKQSTHSVPSPKVATPKQATPKPASAKVATPKPATPTVASPKVSTPKPANPRVASPKVATPKPATPRAESPRVATPKPATPRAASPKVATPKPATPRAQSPKVATPKPATSRAASPKVATPKPATPRAASPKVATPKPATPRAASPKVATPKPATPRAASPKVATPKPATYRAASPKVATPKPATPKAASPKVATPDPATPKPASTNVASPKPATPRAASPKVATPKPATPKAASPKKTPKSTTPLAWTTTPKVIFDTNNSAGKKTKDTPKAKNPVTPKSSSKKRPADDQGSAVAPSAKRKRVSFGPKLSPELFVKKLPPSTPVRRGALPPRVVELPKPSSSPLLKRRSLAAPQKSPIREESPAKKSSPKSAKKTLATVPGTPDAPSTSVSTAPAEKSPKGRSPSPKKPAGRSRSVSPAKKSQSPSSKGRRSTPLAAVSKSDTPVAVVAPLPSTPTTKEQSPKKSPKNTTPSQQRSRSVSPSKRSPKSSSPRSHSASPAQSPKSSKKTQLHQAVVNPVAEVARPPSPRKSTSPFKKASSETPKSQPKLSSPKTLPSKASSKAASPKRARSLSSSTKSTPKSGRKSSPVKSAKKLAKKSSRKSAGDANLKGLKRLMKTPKNKTNNNINESFTGLADMLLQSTPIISTPASARSKARPASPVNTVVESAAVPAVESASVLKAVKTPKSIKKSTPKSATLKSIKKTPRMEKNLKRKRSSPGMIVTVAVKRMKIGSPTPTKTLSPPVSLKKAVALRAIHGKKATPKLPKKTWADIVKKPAAVKTTPPKQQQSGPLVTAEGKNRTPPTVVRKAFPKTPRTKAALLAPSTGHIESPVTIIIGKKNRLVSKTPLRLPKKGRKSMIKKDKKKSMGRMSLGGVADLFTTPPQKSPVSSLSTPASNVGTPDSVLYADIPDTPNGPGEMFVSPLSVGKKSARKSVNLVGVKELFKGKTPAKSPSTPSGLKRMLASPKPTASPASPSGVARLFATPVSKPKASPAKSSSKKLTARKAVTNPKTVSPLSARGKKRALSPADFPLSKKPKLSGDVRAAVVESPVPATPKPARGTRNGGLKKLKTPVKTLKRTPKSKAVVKEVKSASPAKKGRSTRAGLKADTPAKSATQVKEAAVTVEASPAKKGRRGKPATPAKKTPVKKAAAAEKASVVVVDVPTPVEEKVAASPAKKGRATRRGKPASPAKKTPVKKTPVKKTPVKKTAVAKKTPEAISAPATEVSVPAPVQEEKVAASPVKKGRATRRGKPATPVKKTPVKKTPVKKTPVKKTPVKKTAVAKKAPEAISAPAPEVNVPAPVQEEKVATPVIAKLTGGRRAKVVVSPLKKSTKSAKKSPTPAKRGRAATAAVPLLETAAEQVTTVQQSAPTMEKVSTPAKASPVKKGRSTRRGKAASPVKKTPVKKAQATKAAPKPVTPVVQQEAIKVNSPVKSSPVKQGRTTRRGKAASPVKKTPVKKGQVTKAAPKTATPVKEQEVIKVATPAKATPAKKGRATRAAPKPATLVVEAPTVENTSQKRKAEVVDTVPAKKGKAASAETFVTATEPTVVVSPAKKGRAATRRGKAASPAKKGSSTKIAPVVAALVAEPEPVIVTVVKAKPGKRKAAEPGVAASPKKVKAAPQPSVKADSPVKAKRSTKGKEATPKVKKEKLAVKKATPAKRVTRARR, from the exons GTTTTTCTGGTAAACTTGAATAAAGGTCACCAGGTGGAAGTAAACGGAAAGCCAATTCAGGATTCTGTTCAACTGAATCACAAAGACGTGTTCTCCATCATCGATAGGTTATTTCGTCTTGAATTTCCTACACTATCACCTCAGAAGATGCTGAAGACCCCATCATCCACCCCAAAG GCCACGTCAAAAACCCCTGGAAAATCGCCTGCAATCTCCCGCAAGCAGTCCCCCTCACCAGGACGCCATGCCACCCCTTTAGCCGGTCACCAGCCAAGAGGAAGAACACCAAAACCTTCACCAAAGTCCATACTAGTTGCCCAGAATACTCCAGTGTCTGTTAAAACCACACCTATTGCAAGACCGGGTTCAACTCCATCTTCTGTTAAATCTGTTTCTAAAACCAAGCTCACTCCAAGGGCTTTGTCAACTCCAGTTGTTGACATGAGCCAACCCGGTTCTTCAAAGAAGCCTTTTACATCTAAGACAAATTCAATGAATATTTTGGCGAATCCAATAGTGGAGGCTGTAAAACAATCTACACATAGCGTTCCAAGTCCTAAGGTTGCAACACCCAAACAAGCTACTCCTAAGCCAGCAAGCGCAAAGGTAGCCACTCCTAAGCCAGCAACTCCAACGGTGGCAAGTCCGAAGGTATCTACCCCTAAGCCAGCAAACCCAAGGGTGGCAAGTCCAAAGGTTGCCACTCCTAAGCCAGCAACACCTAGGGCCGAAAGTCCTAGGGTAGCCACTCCTAAACCAGCAACACCTAGAGCTGCAAGTCCAAAGGTAGCCACTCCTAAACCAGCAACACCTAGGGCCCAAAGTCCAAAGGTAGCCACTCCTAAACCAGCAACATCTAGGGCCGCAAGTCCAAAGGTAGCCACTCCTAAACCAGCAACACCTAGGGCCGCAAGTCCTAAGGTAGCCACTCCTAAACCAGCAACACCTAGGGCAGCAAGTCCAAAG GTAGCCACTCCTAAACCAGCAACACCTAGGGCAGCAAGTCCAAAG GTAGCCACTCCTAAACCAGCAACATACAGGGCCGCGAGTCCAAAAGTAGCCACTCCTAAGCCAGCAACACCTAAGGCAGCAAGTCCAAAGGTAGCCACTCCTGATCCAGCCACCCCAAAACCAGCAAGTACAAATGTGGCTTCTCCGAAACCAGCAACACCCAGGGCGGCGAGTCCAAAGGTTGCCACTCCTAAACCTGCAACACCTAAGGCAGCAAGTCCAAAGAAGACACCTAAATCCACAACACCATTGGCGTGGACAACTACTCCAAAG GTCATCTTTGATACAAATAACAGTGCTGGCAAGAAAACTAAAG ACACACCCAAGGCCAAGAATCCTGTCACCCCAAAAAGCAGTAGTAAAAAGAGGCCAGCAGATGACCAAGGCAGTGCTGTTGCACCATCAGCTAAGCGAAAACGCGTGTCATTTGGTCCAAAACTGAGCCCAGAGTTGTTTGTTAAAAAGCTGCCCCCCTCAACCCCTGTGCGCCGTGGGGCTCTGCCCCCCAGGGTTGTCGAATTGCCAAAACCTTCATCATCACCTTTGCTGAAAAGACGCTCACTTGCTGCACCGCAGAAGTCGCCTATCCGGGAGGAATCACCTGCAAAGAAGTCTTCTCCAAAAAGTGCAAAGAAGACTTTGGCAACTGTTCCTGGTACTCCGGATGCTCCATCCACCTCAGTTTCTACAGCTCCTGCAGAGAAATCACCCAAGGGACGATCACCTTCACCCAAGAAACCAGCTGGAAGGAGTCGATCTGTTTCTCCTGCTAAGAAGAGCCAGTCTCCATCTTCCAAGGGCAGAAGATCCACCCCGCTTGCAGCTGTATCTAAATCTGATACTCCAGTAGCTGTTGTTGCCCCTTTGCCATCTACACCTACTACAAAGGAGCAATCCCCTAAGAAATCTCCCAAAAATACAACTCCCAGCCAGCAGAGAAGTCGCTCCGTCTCTCCGAGTAAGAGATCTCCTAAAAGTTCGAGCCCTAGAAGTCATTCAGCTTCACCAGCCCAGTCTCCTAAGAGTTCTAAGAAGACACAGCTTCACCAAGCAGTTGTTAATCCCGTTGCTGAGGTTGCAAGACCACCTTCACCAAGAAAGTCTACATCACCCTTCAAGAAGGCTTCCTCAGAGACCCCTAAATCTCAGCCCAAGCTGTCATCACCTAAAACTTTGCCATCGAAAGCTTCATCAAAAGCAGCTTCACCTAAGCGTGCAAGGTCTCTGTCATCTTCAACAAAATCTACACCAAAGTCTGGACGCAAATCATCCCCAGTCAAATCAGCTAAAAAGTTGGCTAAGAAGAGTTCTAGAAAGTCTGCTGGTGATGCCAATCTGAAGGGCTTGAAAAGACTAATGAAGACACCCAAAAACAAAACtaataacaatataaatgagAGTTTTACTGGTTTAGCGGATATGTTGCTGCAAAGCACACCAATCATTTCAACACCAGCATCTGCTAGGTCAAAGGCAAGACCTGCTTCACCAGTGAATACAGTTGTTGAATCTGCTGCAGTTCCAGCTGTTGAATCTGCTTCAGTTCTTAAAGCAGTAAAGACCCCCAAATCCATCAAGAAATCAACACCCAAGTCAGCCACACTTAAGTCAATAAAAAAGACCCCAAGAATGGAAAAGAATCTTAAGCGCAAGAGGTCTTCCCCAGGCATGATCGTGACTGTTGCAGTAAAGAGAATGAAAATTGGTTCTCCTACCCCAACAAAGACGCTATCCCCTCCAGTGTCACTCAAGAAAGCAGTCGCTTTGAG GGCTATCCATGGTAAGAAAGCCACACCTAAACTCCCAAAGAAGACATGGGCTGATATTGTGAAAAAGCCTGCAGCAGTTAAAACTACTCCCCCAAAACAACAGCAGTCTGGACCTTTGGTGACAGCAGAAGGGAAAAATAGAACACCCCCAACTGTTGTTCGAAAG GCTTTTCCTAAAACGCCCAGAACCAAAGCTGCCTTGCTGGCTCCTTCGACTGGTCATATTGAGTCCCCAGTCACTATTATCATTGGTAAGAAGAATCGCCTGGTGTCCAAGACCCCTCTTCGATTGCCAAAGAAGGGAAGAAAGAGTATGATTAAG AAGGACAAGAAGAAGTCAATGGGCAGGATGAGTCTTGGTGGTGTTGCAGATCTTTTCACAACTCCACCTCAGAAGTCGCCAGTGTCTTCCCTCTCCACGCCAGCATCCAATGTTGGTACGCCTGACTCAGTGCTGTACGCAGATATACCAGACACTCCTAATGGCCCTGGTGAAATGTTTGTGTCTCCTCTGTCAGTTGGCAAGAAGTCAGCCAGGAAAAGTGTGAACTTGGTTGGAGTGAAAGAGCTCTTTAAGGGAAAGACTCCAGCGAAATCACCTTCAACCCCATCTGGCTTGAAGAGAATGCTTGCCTCCCCCAAGCCAACAGCAAGTCCGGCTAGTCCATCAGGGGTAGCAAGGTTGTTTGCCACACCTGTGAGCAAACCTAAG GCCTCTCCTGCCAAATCGTCAAGCAAGAAGTTGACTGCAAGGAAGGCTGTGACAAATCCTAAAACAGTGTCACCTCTCTCAGCTAG AGGTAAGAAGCGTGCTTTGTCCCCGGCTGATTTTCCACTCAGTAAGAAGCCGAAGCTATCCGGAGATGTGAGAGCTGCTGTTGTCGAGTCTCCTGTACCAGCTACACCCAAACCAGCAAG GGGAACACGGAATGGTGGGCTTAAAAAGCTGAAGACTCCAGTCAAGACGCTGAAACGTACTCCTAAATCCAAGGCAGTGGTTAAGGAAGTGAAATCAGCCTCCCCAGCCAAAAAGGGCCGATCTACAAGGGCTGGACTTAAGGCAGACACTCCAGCGAAATCTGCCACACAAGTGAAAGAGGCTGCTGTCACAG TTGAAGCCAGTCCAGCAAAGAAAGGAAGGCGAGGGAAGCCAGCAACTCCAGCCAAGAAAACTCCAGTCAAGAAGGCAGCTGCAGCTGAAAAGGCATCTGTGGTAGTTGTAGATGTACCGACTCCAGTAGAAGAGAAAG TTGCAGCCAGTCCTGCAAAGAAAGGAAGGGCTACAAGGCGAGGAAAGCCAGCTTCTCCAGCTAAGAAAACACCAGTAAAGAAGACACCAGTTAAGAAAACACCAGTAAAGAAGACAGCTGTAGCTAAGAAGACACCAGAAGCCATATCAGCACCTGCAACAGAAGTTAGTGTACCAGCACCTGTACAAGAAGAGAAAG TTGCAGCCAGTCCTGTAAAGAAAGGAAGGGCTACAAGGCGAGGAAAGCCAGCTACTCCAGTTAAGAAAACACCAGTAAAGAAGACGCCAGTTAAGAAAACACCTGTAAAGAAGACGCCTGTTAAGAAGACAGCTGTAGCTAAGAAGGCACCAGAAGCCATATCGGCACCTGCACCAGAAGTTAATGTGCCAGCACCTGTACAAGAAGAAAAAG TTGCCACCCCAGTAATAGCCAAGCTCACAGGCGGTCGCCGTGCCAAGGTGGTTGTTAGTCCACTTAAGAAAAGCACAAAATCTGCCAAGAAATCCCCCACTCCTGCCAAGAGGGGTAGAGCTGCAACGGCTGCTGTCCCTTTACTGGAAACAGCTGCTGAACAAGTCACAACAGTGCAACAATCGGCACCAACTATGGAGAAAG TTTCTACCCCAGCTAAGGCGTCTCCAGTAAAGAAGGGCCGTTCAACACGCCGTGGTAAGGCTGCAAGTCCAGTCAAAAAGACCCCTGTCAAGAAGGCACAAGCAACAAAGGCTGCACCTAAACCTGTTACTCCTGTTGTGCAACAAGAAGCTATTAAAG TGAATTCCCCAGTTAAGTCCTCTCCAGTAAAGCAGGGCCGTACAACAAGACGAGGAAAGGCTGCAAGCCCAGTCAAGAAGACACCTGTCAAGAAGGGACAAGTAACAAAGGCTGCACCTAAAACTGCTACACCTGTTAAAGAACAAGAAGTTATTAAAG TTGCTACCCCAGCCAAGGCCACCCCAGCCAAGAAGGGACGTGCAACAAGGGCTGCACCTAAGCCTGCTACTCTTGTTGTTGAAG CACCTACTGTAGAGAATACCAGCCAGAAACGGAAAGCAGAAGTTGTGGACACTGTTCCTGCTAAAAAGGGCAAAGCAGCATCTGCAGAAACTTTTGTGACAGCAACAG aGCCTACTGTTGTGGTCTCTCCTGCAAAGAAGGGGCGAGCAGCGACAAGGCGTGGAAAGGCAGCTAGTCCTGCAAAAAAGGGGAGTTCTACAAAAATTGCCCCAGTAGTTGCAGCACTTGTGGCTGAACCAGAGCCTGTCATAG TGACCGTGGTAAAAGCAAAGCCAGGAAAGAGAAAGGCTGCTGAACCAGGGGTAGCAGCATCTCCGAAGAAAGTTAAAGCAGCACCTCAGCCATCTGTTAAAGCTG ATTCGCCAGTGAAAGCCAAGCGTTCAACCAAAGGTAAAGAAGCTACCCCTAAAGTGAAGAAAGAGAAGCTGGCTGTCAAGAAAGCAACTCCTGCTAAACGCGTCACAAGGGCAAGAAGATAA
- the LOC127857070 gene encoding nascent polypeptide-associated complex subunit alpha, muscle-specific form-like isoform X40, translating into MLYANIVVIKRNGSDGASFPLTSTSCLFGRNHDCDIRIQLPQVGLEHCRLEVNENKEVFLVNLNKGHQVEVNGKPIQDSVQLNHKDVFSIIDRLFRLEFPTLSPQKMLKTPSSTPKATSKTPGKSPAISRKQSPSPGRHATPLAGHQPRGRTPKPSPKSILVAQNTPVSVKTTPIARPGSTPSSVKSVSKTKLTPRALSTPVVDMSQPGSSKKPFTSKTNSMNILANPIVEAVKQSTHSVPSPKVATPKQATPKPASAKVATPKPATPTVASPKVSTPKPANPRVASPKVATPKPATPRAESPRVATPKPATPRAASPKVATPKPATPRAQSPKVATPKPATSRAASPKVATPKPATPRAASPKVATPKPATPRAASPKVATPKPATPGAASPKVATPKPATPRAASPKVATPKPATYRAASPKVATPKPATPKAASPKVATPDPATPKPASTNVASPKPATPRAASPKVATPKPATPKAASPKKTPKSTTPLAWTTTPKVIFDTNNSAGKKTKDTPKAKNPVTPKSSSKKRPADDQGSAVAPSAKRKRVSFGPKLSPELFVKKLPPSTPVRRGALPPRVVELPKPSSSPLLKRRSLAAPQKSPIREESPAKKSSPKSAKKTLATVPGTPDAPSTSVSTAPAEKSPKGRSPSPKKPAGRSRSVSPAKKSQSPSSKGRRSTPLAAVSKSDTPVAVVAPLPSTPTTKEQSPKKSPKNTTPSQQRSRSVSPSKRSPKSSSPRSHSASPAQSPKSSKKTQLHQAVVNPVAEVARPPSPRKSTSPFKKASSETPKSQPKLSSPKTLPSKASSKAASPKRARSLSSSTKSTPKSGRKSSPVKSAKKLAKKSSRKSAGDANLKGLKRLMKTPKNKTNNNINESFTGLADMLLQSTPIISTPASARSKARPASPVNTVVESAAVPAVESASVLKAVKTPKSIKKSTPKSATLKSIKKTPRMEKNLKRKRSSPGMIVTVAVKRMKIGSPTPTKTLSPPVSLKKAVALRAIHGKKATPKLPKKTWADIVKKPAAVKTTPPKQQQSGPLVTAEGKNRTPPTVVRKAFPKTPRTKAALLAPSTGHIESPVTIIIGKKNRLVSKTPLRLPKKGRKSMIKKDKKKSMGRMSLGGVADLFTTPPQKSPVSSLSTPASNVGTPDSVLYADIPDTPNGPGEMFVSPLSVGKKSARKSVNLVGVKELFKGKTPAKSPSTPSGLKRMLASPKPTASPASPSGVARLFATPVSKPKASPAKSSSKKLTARKAVTNPKTVSPLSARGKKRALSPADFPLSKKPKLSGDVRAAVVESPVPATPKPARGTRNGGLKKLKTPVKTLKRTPKSKAVVKEVKSASPAKKGRSTRAGLKADTPAKSATQVKEAAVTVEASPAKKGRRGKPATPAKKTPVKKAAAAEKASVVVVDVPTPVEEKVAASPAKKGRATRRGKPASPAKKTPVKKTPVKKTPVKKTAVAKKTPEAISAPATEVSVPAPVQEEKVAASPVKKGRATRRGKPATPVKKTPVKKTPVKKTPVKKTPVKKTAVAKKAPEAISAPAPEVNVPAPVQEEKVATPVIAKLTGGRRAKVVVSPLKKSTKSAKKSPTPAKRGRAATAAVPLLETAAEQVTTVQQSAPTMEKVSTPAKASPVKKGRSTRRGKAASPVKKTPVKKAQATKAAPKPVTPVVQQEAIKVNSPVKSSPVKQGRTTRRGKAASPVKKTPVKKGQVTKAAPKTATPVKEQEVIKVATPAKATPAKKGRATRAAPKPATLVVEAPTVENTSQKRKAEVVDTVPAKKGKAASAETFVTATEPTVVVSPAKKGRAATRRGKAASPAKKGSSTKIAPVVAALVAEPEPVIVTVVKAKPGKRKAAEPGVAASPKKVKAAPQPSVKADSPVKAKRSTKGKEATPKVKKEKLAVKKATPAKRVTRARR; encoded by the exons GTTTTTCTGGTAAACTTGAATAAAGGTCACCAGGTGGAAGTAAACGGAAAGCCAATTCAGGATTCTGTTCAACTGAATCACAAAGACGTGTTCTCCATCATCGATAGGTTATTTCGTCTTGAATTTCCTACACTATCACCTCAGAAGATGCTGAAGACCCCATCATCCACCCCAAAG GCCACGTCAAAAACCCCTGGAAAATCGCCTGCAATCTCCCGCAAGCAGTCCCCCTCACCAGGACGCCATGCCACCCCTTTAGCCGGTCACCAGCCAAGAGGAAGAACACCAAAACCTTCACCAAAGTCCATACTAGTTGCCCAGAATACTCCAGTGTCTGTTAAAACCACACCTATTGCAAGACCGGGTTCAACTCCATCTTCTGTTAAATCTGTTTCTAAAACCAAGCTCACTCCAAGGGCTTTGTCAACTCCAGTTGTTGACATGAGCCAACCCGGTTCTTCAAAGAAGCCTTTTACATCTAAGACAAATTCAATGAATATTTTGGCGAATCCAATAGTGGAGGCTGTAAAACAATCTACACATAGCGTTCCAAGTCCTAAGGTTGCAACACCCAAACAAGCTACTCCTAAGCCAGCAAGCGCAAAGGTAGCCACTCCTAAGCCAGCAACTCCAACGGTGGCAAGTCCGAAGGTATCTACCCCTAAGCCAGCAAACCCAAGGGTGGCAAGTCCAAAGGTTGCCACTCCTAAGCCAGCAACACCTAGGGCCGAAAGTCCTAGGGTAGCCACTCCTAAACCAGCAACACCTAGAGCTGCAAGTCCAAAGGTAGCCACTCCTAAACCAGCAACACCTAGGGCCCAAAGTCCAAAGGTAGCCACTCCTAAACCAGCAACATCTAGGGCCGCAAGTCCAAAGGTAGCCACTCCTAAACCAGCAACACCTAGGGCCGCAAGTCCTAAGGTAGCCACTCCTAAACCAGCAACACCTAGGGCAGCAAGTCCAAAG GTAGCCACTCCTAAACCAGCAACACCTGGGGCCGCAAGTCCAAAGGTAGCCACTCCTAAACCAGCAACACCTAGGGCAGCAAGTCCAAAG GTAGCCACTCCTAAACCAGCAACATACAGGGCCGCGAGTCCAAAAGTAGCCACTCCTAAGCCAGCAACACCTAAGGCAGCAAGTCCAAAGGTAGCCACTCCTGATCCAGCCACCCCAAAACCAGCAAGTACAAATGTGGCTTCTCCGAAACCAGCAACACCCAGGGCGGCGAGTCCAAAGGTTGCCACTCCTAAACCTGCAACACCTAAGGCAGCAAGTCCAAAGAAGACACCTAAATCCACAACACCATTGGCGTGGACAACTACTCCAAAG GTCATCTTTGATACAAATAACAGTGCTGGCAAGAAAACTAAAG ACACACCCAAGGCCAAGAATCCTGTCACCCCAAAAAGCAGTAGTAAAAAGAGGCCAGCAGATGACCAAGGCAGTGCTGTTGCACCATCAGCTAAGCGAAAACGCGTGTCATTTGGTCCAAAACTGAGCCCAGAGTTGTTTGTTAAAAAGCTGCCCCCCTCAACCCCTGTGCGCCGTGGGGCTCTGCCCCCCAGGGTTGTCGAATTGCCAAAACCTTCATCATCACCTTTGCTGAAAAGACGCTCACTTGCTGCACCGCAGAAGTCGCCTATCCGGGAGGAATCACCTGCAAAGAAGTCTTCTCCAAAAAGTGCAAAGAAGACTTTGGCAACTGTTCCTGGTACTCCGGATGCTCCATCCACCTCAGTTTCTACAGCTCCTGCAGAGAAATCACCCAAGGGACGATCACCTTCACCCAAGAAACCAGCTGGAAGGAGTCGATCTGTTTCTCCTGCTAAGAAGAGCCAGTCTCCATCTTCCAAGGGCAGAAGATCCACCCCGCTTGCAGCTGTATCTAAATCTGATACTCCAGTAGCTGTTGTTGCCCCTTTGCCATCTACACCTACTACAAAGGAGCAATCCCCTAAGAAATCTCCCAAAAATACAACTCCCAGCCAGCAGAGAAGTCGCTCCGTCTCTCCGAGTAAGAGATCTCCTAAAAGTTCGAGCCCTAGAAGTCATTCAGCTTCACCAGCCCAGTCTCCTAAGAGTTCTAAGAAGACACAGCTTCACCAAGCAGTTGTTAATCCCGTTGCTGAGGTTGCAAGACCACCTTCACCAAGAAAGTCTACATCACCCTTCAAGAAGGCTTCCTCAGAGACCCCTAAATCTCAGCCCAAGCTGTCATCACCTAAAACTTTGCCATCGAAAGCTTCATCAAAAGCAGCTTCACCTAAGCGTGCAAGGTCTCTGTCATCTTCAACAAAATCTACACCAAAGTCTGGACGCAAATCATCCCCAGTCAAATCAGCTAAAAAGTTGGCTAAGAAGAGTTCTAGAAAGTCTGCTGGTGATGCCAATCTGAAGGGCTTGAAAAGACTAATGAAGACACCCAAAAACAAAACtaataacaatataaatgagAGTTTTACTGGTTTAGCGGATATGTTGCTGCAAAGCACACCAATCATTTCAACACCAGCATCTGCTAGGTCAAAGGCAAGACCTGCTTCACCAGTGAATACAGTTGTTGAATCTGCTGCAGTTCCAGCTGTTGAATCTGCTTCAGTTCTTAAAGCAGTAAAGACCCCCAAATCCATCAAGAAATCAACACCCAAGTCAGCCACACTTAAGTCAATAAAAAAGACCCCAAGAATGGAAAAGAATCTTAAGCGCAAGAGGTCTTCCCCAGGCATGATCGTGACTGTTGCAGTAAAGAGAATGAAAATTGGTTCTCCTACCCCAACAAAGACGCTATCCCCTCCAGTGTCACTCAAGAAAGCAGTCGCTTTGAG GGCTATCCATGGTAAGAAAGCCACACCTAAACTCCCAAAGAAGACATGGGCTGATATTGTGAAAAAGCCTGCAGCAGTTAAAACTACTCCCCCAAAACAACAGCAGTCTGGACCTTTGGTGACAGCAGAAGGGAAAAATAGAACACCCCCAACTGTTGTTCGAAAG GCTTTTCCTAAAACGCCCAGAACCAAAGCTGCCTTGCTGGCTCCTTCGACTGGTCATATTGAGTCCCCAGTCACTATTATCATTGGTAAGAAGAATCGCCTGGTGTCCAAGACCCCTCTTCGATTGCCAAAGAAGGGAAGAAAGAGTATGATTAAG AAGGACAAGAAGAAGTCAATGGGCAGGATGAGTCTTGGTGGTGTTGCAGATCTTTTCACAACTCCACCTCAGAAGTCGCCAGTGTCTTCCCTCTCCACGCCAGCATCCAATGTTGGTACGCCTGACTCAGTGCTGTACGCAGATATACCAGACACTCCTAATGGCCCTGGTGAAATGTTTGTGTCTCCTCTGTCAGTTGGCAAGAAGTCAGCCAGGAAAAGTGTGAACTTGGTTGGAGTGAAAGAGCTCTTTAAGGGAAAGACTCCAGCGAAATCACCTTCAACCCCATCTGGCTTGAAGAGAATGCTTGCCTCCCCCAAGCCAACAGCAAGTCCGGCTAGTCCATCAGGGGTAGCAAGGTTGTTTGCCACACCTGTGAGCAAACCTAAG GCCTCTCCTGCCAAATCGTCAAGCAAGAAGTTGACTGCAAGGAAGGCTGTGACAAATCCTAAAACAGTGTCACCTCTCTCAGCTAG AGGTAAGAAGCGTGCTTTGTCCCCGGCTGATTTTCCACTCAGTAAGAAGCCGAAGCTATCCGGAGATGTGAGAGCTGCTGTTGTCGAGTCTCCTGTACCAGCTACACCCAAACCAGCAAG GGGAACACGGAATGGTGGGCTTAAAAAGCTGAAGACTCCAGTCAAGACGCTGAAACGTACTCCTAAATCCAAGGCAGTGGTTAAGGAAGTGAAATCAGCCTCCCCAGCCAAAAAGGGCCGATCTACAAGGGCTGGACTTAAGGCAGACACTCCAGCGAAATCTGCCACACAAGTGAAAGAGGCTGCTGTCACAG TTGAAGCCAGTCCAGCAAAGAAAGGAAGGCGAGGGAAGCCAGCAACTCCAGCCAAGAAAACTCCAGTCAAGAAGGCAGCTGCAGCTGAAAAGGCATCTGTGGTAGTTGTAGATGTACCGACTCCAGTAGAAGAGAAAG TTGCAGCCAGTCCTGCAAAGAAAGGAAGGGCTACAAGGCGAGGAAAGCCAGCTTCTCCAGCTAAGAAAACACCAGTAAAGAAGACACCAGTTAAGAAAACACCAGTAAAGAAGACAGCTGTAGCTAAGAAGACACCAGAAGCCATATCAGCACCTGCAACAGAAGTTAGTGTACCAGCACCTGTACAAGAAGAGAAAG TTGCAGCCAGTCCTGTAAAGAAAGGAAGGGCTACAAGGCGAGGAAAGCCAGCTACTCCAGTTAAGAAAACACCAGTAAAGAAGACGCCAGTTAAGAAAACACCTGTAAAGAAGACGCCTGTTAAGAAGACAGCTGTAGCTAAGAAGGCACCAGAAGCCATATCGGCACCTGCACCAGAAGTTAATGTGCCAGCACCTGTACAAGAAGAAAAAG TTGCCACCCCAGTAATAGCCAAGCTCACAGGCGGTCGCCGTGCCAAGGTGGTTGTTAGTCCACTTAAGAAAAGCACAAAATCTGCCAAGAAATCCCCCACTCCTGCCAAGAGGGGTAGAGCTGCAACGGCTGCTGTCCCTTTACTGGAAACAGCTGCTGAACAAGTCACAACAGTGCAACAATCGGCACCAACTATGGAGAAAG TTTCTACCCCAGCTAAGGCGTCTCCAGTAAAGAAGGGCCGTTCAACACGCCGTGGTAAGGCTGCAAGTCCAGTCAAAAAGACCCCTGTCAAGAAGGCACAAGCAACAAAGGCTGCACCTAAACCTGTTACTCCTGTTGTGCAACAAGAAGCTATTAAAG TGAATTCCCCAGTTAAGTCCTCTCCAGTAAAGCAGGGCCGTACAACAAGACGAGGAAAGGCTGCAAGCCCAGTCAAGAAGACACCTGTCAAGAAGGGACAAGTAACAAAGGCTGCACCTAAAACTGCTACACCTGTTAAAGAACAAGAAGTTATTAAAG TTGCTACCCCAGCCAAGGCCACCCCAGCCAAGAAGGGACGTGCAACAAGGGCTGCACCTAAGCCTGCTACTCTTGTTGTTGAAG CACCTACTGTAGAGAATACCAGCCAGAAACGGAAAGCAGAAGTTGTGGACACTGTTCCTGCTAAAAAGGGCAAAGCAGCATCTGCAGAAACTTTTGTGACAGCAACAG aGCCTACTGTTGTGGTCTCTCCTGCAAAGAAGGGGCGAGCAGCGACAAGGCGTGGAAAGGCAGCTAGTCCTGCAAAAAAGGGGAGTTCTACAAAAATTGCCCCAGTAGTTGCAGCACTTGTGGCTGAACCAGAGCCTGTCATAG TGACCGTGGTAAAAGCAAAGCCAGGAAAGAGAAAGGCTGCTGAACCAGGGGTAGCAGCATCTCCGAAGAAAGTTAAAGCAGCACCTCAGCCATCTGTTAAAGCTG ATTCGCCAGTGAAAGCCAAGCGTTCAACCAAAGGTAAAGAAGCTACCCCTAAAGTGAAGAAAGAGAAGCTGGCTGTCAAGAAAGCAACTCCTGCTAAACGCGTCACAAGGGCAAGAAGATAA